The Oryza glaberrima chromosome 9, OglaRS2, whole genome shotgun sequence genome includes a window with the following:
- the LOC127783525 gene encoding type I inositol polyphosphate 5-phosphatase 13-like encodes MEPDDEALREVAAAVARAQPPQRRGISYSQPLSRDAASARRAALRNHSLDDDHILPASHSLNYVHHDPSAGVPNPGGGGYQPPLPPHGHQPQHHHHPSASYSTGSRRSVGGASDGSMTLERAMSEYGGGHGTLPEYVGAGGGKGIFRVPLRAAMHPARPPPLEVRPHPLRETQAGSFLRTLAAEPERRQLWAGAESGIRVWALDEVFAGWGAGARRGDEESAPFREGMPAPPALCVAVDRANRLLWTGHKDGRIRSWRMDLDAAATAPAPPPGGAGDGGGSVGGSNHGGPSNAPVFKEALTWQAYGRTPVLSMVVTSYGEIWSGSEGGVIKAWPYDAIAKSLSLSPEERHMAALLVERAYIDLRNHCTVGNVCSLPASDVKHMLADYSRAKVWTVTSMTFAIWDARTRELLKVFGMDGQVESARLETPVMPEQPIEEEVKVKPSKKDKSQGSLNFFQKSRNALIGAADAVRRVATKGTFVEDNRRTGAVAQAMDGTIWSGCTNGSIILWDGNGNRVQEFQHHTSSVQCIKALGERVWAGYASGIVQVMDVEGNLLAGWTGHSCPVIRMAIGGSYIYTLAHHGGIRGWPLTSPGPLDDILRTELTNKELSYTRMEKINIMVGSWNVAQGKASAESLKSWLGSVSSDVGLVVVGLQEVEMGAGFLAISAAKETVGLEGSANGQWWIDNIGKALDEGTSFHRVGSRQLAALLIAAWARKSLKPYVGDVEAAAVPCGFGRAIGNKGGVGLRIRVYDRKMCFVSNHFAAHLEAVSRRNADFDHIYRTMSFNKPHGSTASATSVQLHRGVNVNGNQVDEVRPDLAEADMIVFLGDFNYRLYGITYDEARDMVSQRSFDWLREKDQLRAEMKAGKVFQGMREGLIKFPPTYKFQKHAPGLGGYDSGEKKRIPAWCDRVLYRDSRPISVADCSLECPVVASITSYVACMDVTESDHKPVRCTFSVDIARVDELIRRQEYGEIIETNEKVRSMLEESSFVPDTTVSTSEIILENQENIVFRITNKCETSKAAFEITCEGQSSKKEDATKSEILPRASFGFPLWLEVQPAVGLIKPGETAEITIHHEDFYTQEEFVDGIPQNWWCEDTRDKECVLTVNIRGSTSTETKSHAISIRHRCPATSAPPPIISNPLSSSAAPPINALASEGPPSKRSSKKRESNHHKREQREQQQQDYAQFGSSEVHDLCRMRCP; translated from the exons ATGGAGCCCGACGACGAGGCGCTGAGGGaggtggccgcggcggtggcgcgcgcccagccgccgcagcgccgcggGATCTCCTACAGCCAGCCGCTCTCGCGCGACGCCGCCtcggcgcgccgcgccgcgctccgcAACCACAGCCTCGACGACGACCACATCCTCCCGGCCTCCCACTCCCTCAACTACGTCCACCACGACCCCTCCGCGGGCGTCCCcaaccccggcggcggcgggtaccaGCCCCCGCTCCCGCCGCACGGACACCAGccgcagcaccaccaccaccccagcGCCTCCTACTCCACCGGCTCGCGCCGCTCCGTCGGGGGCGCGAGCGATGGGTCCATGACGCTCGAGCGCGCCATGTCGGAGTACGGCGGCGGGCATGGGACGCTGCCGGAgtacgtcggcgccggcggcgggaagggCATCTTCCGCGTGCCGCTCCGCGCCGCCATGCACCCGGCGCGCCCGCCCCCGCTCGAGGTGCGGCCGCACCCGCTCCGGGAGACGCAGGCGGGGTCGTTCCTCCGCACGCTGGCGGCGgagccggagcggcggcagctctGGGCCGGGGCCGAGTCCGGGATCAGGGTGTGGGCGCTCGACGAGGTGTTCGCCGGGTGGGGCGCAGGCGCGAggcgcggcgacgaggagagcgCGCCGTTCCGCGAGGGCAtgcccgcgccgcccgcgctcTGCGTCGCCGTGGACAGGGCTAACCGGCTGCTGTGGACGGGGCACAAGGACGGGAGGATCCGGTCGTGGCGCATGGACCtcgacgcggccgccaccgcgcccgcgcctccgcctggtggcgcaggcgacggcggtgggagCGTTGGGGGAAGCAACCATGGCGGGCCAAGCAATGCACCGGTGTTCAAGGAAGCCCTCACGTGGCAGGCGTACGGCCGGACTCCCGTGCTCTCCATGGTCGTCACTTCGTATG GCGAGATATGGTCGGGATCCGAGGGTGGTGTCATAAAGGCATGGCCTTACGATGCCATTGCCAAGTCGCTCTCATTGTCACCGGAGGAGAGACACATGGCTGCATTGTTGGTGGAAAGAGCATACATTGATCTCAGGAACCATTGCACAGTTGGAAATGTGTGCTCTTTGCCTGCTTCTGATGTGAAGCACATGCTTGCCGATTATTCTCGCGCAAAAGTGTGGACGGTTACAAGCATGACATTTGCTATCTG GGATGCTCGTACAAGGGAGTTGCTGAAAGTATTTGGGATGGACGGGCAAGTTGAGTCAGCTCGGCTTGAGACACCGGTCATGCCAGAGCAACCTATCGAGGAGGAGGTCAAAGTAAAACCTTCAAAGAAAGATAAATCCCAGGGTTCTTTGAACTTCTTCCAGAAATCTAGGAATGCCTTGATCGGAGCAGCTGATGCGGTGCGCAGGGTTGCAACAAAAGGAACATTTGTCGAAGATAACCGTAGAACGGGAGCAGTGGCTCAAGCAATGGATGGAACAATTTGGTCAGGATGCACAAATGGTTCCATTATACTGTGGGATGGAAATGGAAACAGAGTGCAAGAATTCCAGCATCATACTTCTTCTGTGCAGTGCATAAAGGCACTTGGAGAAAGGGTGTGGGCGGGCTATGCCAGTGGCATTGTTCAAGTCATGGATGTTGAAGGTAACCTTCTTGCAGGATGGACTGGACATAGTTGTCCAGTCATAAGAATGGCAATTGGAGGTTCTTACATTTACACGTTGGCGCACCATGGTGGTATTCGGGGATGGCCACTGACATCACCAGGACCTCTTGATGACATTTTGCGGACTGAATTGACTAACAAAGAGCTTTCATACACTAGAATGGAGAAGATAAATATAATGGTTGGAAGTTGGAATGTAGCACAGGGGAAGGCATCTGCTGAGTCACTTAAATCATGGTTGGGTAGTGTATCATCTGATGTTGGGTTGGTTGTCGTTGGCTTACAAGAGGTCGAGATGGGTGCGGGTTTCCTAGCCATTTCTGCAGCAAAAGAAACT GTAGGACTTGAAGGCAGTGCCAATGGGCAATGGTGGATAGACAATATTGGTAAAGCACTTGATGAGGGAACATCATTCCATCGAGTTGGTTCTAGGCAGTTGGCCGCATTGCTTATTGCCGCATG GGCAAGAAAGAGCCTTAAGCCATATGTTGGTGATGTGGAAGCTGCTGCAGTGCCATGTGGTTTTGGACGTGCTATCGGCAATAAG GGTGGTGTAGGATTAAGAATAAGAGTCTATGATCGTAAAATGTGTTTCGTCAGCAATCATTTTGCTGCACATTTGGAAGCTGTAAGCAGACGCAATGCTGACTTTGATCATATTTACCGGACAATGTCTTTCAACAAACCTCATGGATCCACAG CTTCTGCGACATCCGTCCAATTGCACAGAGGAGTAAAT GTAAATGGGAACCAGGTCGATGAGGTCAGGCCAGACTTGGCTGAAGCTGATATGATTGTCTTCCTTGGTGATTTCAACTACCGGCTTTATGGTATCACATATGATGAAGCAAGGGACATGGTCTCACAAAGAAGTTTTGATTGGCTAAGAGAGAAGGATCAGCTTCGAGCAGAAATGAAAGCTGGAAAGGTGTTTCAAGGAATGCGTGAAGGTCTCATCAAATTCCCTCCAACCTACAAATTCCAAAAGCACGCTCCAGGTCTAGGAG GGTATGATTCGGGTGAGAAGAAGAGGATACCTGCTTGGTGTGATAGAGTACTATACCGCGACAGCCGTCCTATATCAGTAGCTGACTGTTCACTGGAGTGCCCTGTAGTTGCTTCAATTACATC GTATGTAGCTTGCATGGATGTCACAGAGAGTGACCACAAACCTGTGAGATGCACATTTAGCGTTGACATTGCAAGAGTGGATGAGTTAATAAGAAGACAAGAGTATGGAGAAATAATCGAAACGAATGAAAAAGTACGTTCTATGCTTGAGGAGTCTTCTTTTGTCCCAGACACCACAGTTAGCACAAGCGAGATTATACTGGAAAATCAAGAAAATATTGTCTTTCGGATTACCAATAAATGTGAGACAAGCAAAGCAGCTTTCGAAATCACATGTGAAGGCCAGTCAAgcaaaaaggaggatgcaacaaAATCAGAGATTCTTCCAAGGGCATCGTTTGGCTTCCCTCTTTGGCTTGAG GTCCAACCAGCGGTTggtcttatcaaaccaggagaAACGGCGGAGATCACGATCCATCACGAGGACTTCTACACGCAGGAGGAGTTCGTGGACGGGATACCACAGAACTGGTGGTGCGAGGACACCAGGGACAAGGAGTGCGTCCTCACGGTAAACATCAGAGGCAGCACCTCCACCGAGACCAAGTCGCACGCGATCAGCATCCGGCATCGCTGcccggcgacgtcggcgccgccgccgatcatcAGCAACCCGCTGTCatcgtcggccgcgccgccgatcAATGCCCTGGCCAGCGAAGGGCCGCCGTCGAAGCGCTCCTCCAAGAAGAGGGAGTCGAACCACCACAAACGGGAGcagcgggagcagcagcagcaggactACGCTCAGTTCGGGAGCTCGGAGGTGCATGACCTGTGCCGCATGCGCTGCCCTTGA
- the LOC127784804 gene encoding uncharacterized protein LOC127784804, translated as MSKQLVSRLLGMFRSRAQVGADKFGNRYFTRVEEVDGVMKEKRWVEFKGSDQDPTTVPVEWICWLNGQRKKAPTPEELAELEVRRERVKQNIELLKKKEEEEKKTGVRPVKTVGKFESPNLKSFIQQFPDTSLDQRKGHDEVSRSKDGTDTEDATIDTDRSSEPTGTGATFKPGTWQPPT; from the exons ATGTCGAAGCAGCTGGTGTCGCGGCTGCTGGGGATGTTCCGCTCGCGGGCGCAGGTGGGCGCCGACAAGTTCGGCAACCGCTACTTCACCCGCGTcgaggaggtcgacggcgtCA TGAAGGAGAAACGGTGGGTGGAGTTCAAGGGGAGCGACCAGGATCCGACCACTGTTCCAG TTGAGTGGATTTGCTGGTTGAACGGACAAAGGAAGAAAGCTCCGACACCAGAG GAGTTGGCTGAGCTGGAAGTAAGGCGTGAACGTGTCAAGCAAAATATTGAAT TgctcaaaaagaaagaagaagaggaaaagaagaCCGGTGTCCGACCAGTCAAGACGGTTG GGAAGTTTGAATCTCCAAATCTCAAAAGTTTTATTCAGCAGTTTCCTGATACTTCGCTAGATCAGAGAAAAG GACATGATGAGGTATCTAGATCAAAGGATGGAACTGATACAGAGGATGCCACCATAGATACTGACAG GTCTTCTGAACCGACAGGAACTGGTGCTACCTTCAAACCAGGGACATGGCAGCCACCAACTTGA
- the LOC127784808 gene encoding DNA topoisomerase 3-beta encodes MAPTVLMVAEKPSIALSIASALSGGRMSTRKGSTDVHEFDGMFQGSHAFFKVTSVIGHVLSVDFPPAYQNWEGTDPMDLFVAPVLRSECNPKAHIRRHLAQEARGCTYLVLWLDCDREGENICYEVIDCTGIPKSEVGRRIFRAKFSSVTEKDIMDAMNNLVLPSKDEALAVDARQEIDLKVGVAFTRFQTRYFQGKYGNLDSRVISYGPCQTPTLGFCVQRYQQITTFKPEKFWSLKTYVIKDGNEIQLEWDRKKLFDFDVTVMFQKMVTSDGILKVTDISVKEECKARPPGLNTVNLLKVASSALGIGPQTAMHLAERLYTQGFISYPRTESTAYPSSFDFRSALAALAHNPLWSNDVRTLLDTGFVKPKQGHDAGDHPPITPMRLATEEALGTDAWRLYQYICQHFIGTVSPDCRYTRTSIEFTSGGETFHCVGNRVTSKGFTSIMPWLAVSENNIPAYKKGDAVSIHKVDIYEGSTTPPDYLSESELISLMEKNGIGTDASIPVHVNNICERNYVQVNSGRRLVPTPLGTTLIRGYQCIDADLCLPDIRRFIEQQITLIAKGEADHLQVVQHVLQQFMKKYSYFVKKIENMDALFEAQFSPLADSGRLLSKCGKCARYMKYISTQPMRLYCVTCEEVYYLPQNGSIKLYKEIICPLDGFELLLFSMVGPDAKSFPLCPFCYNSPPFEGIDKLFGALKLDDTGKVGKGAGMPCFLCLHPTCKQSMITQGVCACPECTGTLILDPVSAPKWRLYCNRCNCIVLLPHAAHKISTTDKKCPTCESTIIEVDFNKKTTPLKDGATLHEGCILCDELLHSLIEMKHGKSFFMRRGRGRGRGRGRGRGSTRGRRGSSRHDDPKMSFRDF; translated from the exons ATGGCGCCCACGGTTCTGATG GTCGCGGAGAAGCCCAGCATCGCGCTCTCCATCGCCTCCGCCCTCTCCGGCGGCCGC ATGTCTACAAGGAAGGGAAGTACAGATGTCCATGAGTTTGATGGGATGTTTCAGGGTTCTCATGCATTTTTCAAAGTGACATCAGTCATTGGACATGTCTTGAG TGTAGATTTTCCACCTGCATATCAGAATTGGGAAGGGACTGATCCAATGGATCTATTTGTGGCTCCAGTTCTGCGATCTGAATGCAACCCTAAG GCTCATATCCGCAGGCATCTAGCTCAGGAAGCTCGAGGCTGCACCTACTTGGTACTCTGGCTTGATTGTGACCGAGAAGGAGAAAACATATGCTATGAAG TAATTGATTGCACTGGAATTCCTAAAAGTGAGGTTGGCAGAAGAATTTTCCGAGCCAAATTTTCGTCCGTTACTGAGAAAGATATAATGGATGCTATGAATAATCTTGTTTTGCCAAGTAAAGACGAGGCACTAGCAGTTGATGCTCGCCAAGAAATTGACTTGAAGGTAGGAGTAGCATTTACTCGATTTCAAACCAGATATTTTCAAGGAAAATATGGAAATCTCGACTCAAGAGTAATTTC GTATGGTCCATGCCAAACACCTACACTTGGATTCTGTGTACAACGCTATCAGCAGATTACCACATTCAAACCAGAGAAATTTTGGTCCTTGAAAACTTATGTTATCAAGGATGGTAATGAAATTCAGCTTGAATGGGATAGGAAGAAACTTTTTGATTTTGAT GTTACTGTAATGTTCCAAAAGATGGTGACCAGTGATGGTATTTTAAAAGTAACCGACATATCAGTGAAGGAAGAGTGCAAAGCCCGCCCGCCTGGCCTTAATACAGTTAATTTGCTTAAG GTTGCATCAAGTGCACTAGGTATTGGACCTCAGACAGCAATGCACTTGGCAGAAAGGCTTTATACCCAAGGATTCATCAG TTATCCACGTACAGAGAGCACTGCCTATCCTTCATCATTTGATTTTAGAAGTGCACTCGCTGCACTTGCACATAATCCTTTGTGGTCCAATGATGTTCGGACGTTACTGGACACTGGGTTTGTTAAGCCCAAACAGGGTCATGATGCTGGGGACCATCCCCCAATAACTCCAATGAGATTGGCAACAGAAGAAGCTTTGGGAACTGATGCTTGGAGGCTGTACCAGTACATTTGTCAGCATTTTATTGGCACTGTCAGTCCTGATTGTAGATATACGAG GACTTCCATTGAGTTCACTTCAGGTGGAGAGACTTTCCACTGTGTTGGCAACCGGGTCACTTCTAAAGGATTTACTTCTATTATGCCATGGCTGGCTGTGAGTGAGAATAATATCCCTGCATATAAAAAGGGCGATGCTGTTAGCATCCATAAGGTTGACATATATGAG GGTAGCACCACACCTCCTGACTACCTTAGTGAGAGTGAATTGATCTCTCTCATGGAGAAGAATGGCATAGGTACAGATGCATCAATTCCTGTGCATGTAAACAACATCTGCGAGCGTAATTATGTTCAG GTGAATTCCGGAAGAAGATTAGTACCAACACCCCTGGGAACTACATTGATAAGAGGGTATCAGTGCATTGATGCTGATCTGTGCTTACCAGATATCCGAAGGTTTATTGAGCAGCAGATTACTCTAATTGCAAAAGGTGAAGCTGACCATCTTCAAGTTGTGCAGCATGTTCTTCAGCAGTTTATGAAAAAGTACTCGTACTTTGTGAAAAAG ATTGAAAACATGGATGCTTTGTTCGAAGCACAGTTTTCACCTTTGGCTGACTCTGGACGTTTACTGAGCAAGTGTGGAAAATGTGCTCGGTATATGAAGTACATTTCCACTCAGCCAATGAGGCTGTACTGTGTAACTTGTGAAGAGGTCTACTATCTTCCCCAGAACGGTTCCATTAAG CTTTACAAGGAAATCATTTGCCCCCTTGATGGGTTTGAGTTGCTACTGTTCTCAATGGTTGGCCCTGATGCAAAATCCTTCCCACTGTGTCCTTTTTGCTACAACAGTCCTCCATTTGAAGGCATCGACAAACTCTTCGGTGCACTCAAGCTTGATGACACTGGCAAGGTTGGGAAAGGGGCTGGCATGCCATGCTTCCTCTGCCTGCACCCCACATGTAAACAATCTATGATCACTCAAGGAGTTTGTGCTTGTCCTGAGTGTACTGGTACCCTAATTCTTGATCCAGTCAGCGCACCCAAATGGCGGCTTTACTGCAATAGATGTAACTGCATTGTCCTGCTCCCACATGCCGCTCATAAGATCAGTACTACAGATAAGAAGTGCCCAACATGTGAGTCTACTATCATCGAAGTTGATTTTAACAAGAAAACTACCCCACTTAAGGATGGAGCTACTTTGCATGAGGGTTGCATCTTGTGCGATGAGCTGTTGCATTCGCTCATTGAGATGAAGCATGGGAAGTCATTTTTTATGAGGAGAGGTAGAGGAAGAGGCAGGGGTAGAGGTCGAGGGAGAGGAAGCACTAGGGGAAGACGGGGGAGCTCAAGACACGATGATCCTAAGATGAGCTTCAGagatttctga
- the LOC127784803 gene encoding uncharacterized protein LOC127784803, which translates to MGLLALTRLMATQPPRRRRRRNDAQAQARNGVIISMAKRKGTLLQGGGSSQGGKRLRYSGPDLPEDIWRHIHFLMPLRDAARAACISQAFLRSWRHHPNLILRKKTMGLEHKAYRRVGMARDFTSTVHSILKNHSGIGVKRLKLDIIYDHRNLNICYLNNWLQIAITPGIEEITLLLPSKYTFPCSLLSGGNGRSLQYLKLVRCAFRPTASLGFLSSLTKLHLCEVRIKDDELTCLISKSLALKQLELLNCRQIICLKIPCLLEQLSCLNVSLCENLQMIESKAPNLSTFSYISNLVVELSLKQSSQVKTLDIDCYDESNFLCHVITKFPNIVPNLETLTLHSIDERINTPMVASKFLHVKHLEIYFESLDPDKAFPP; encoded by the exons ATGGGGTTGCTGGCGCTGACGCGTCTCATGGCTACGcagccgcctcgtcgccgccgccgccgcaacgatgcccaagcccaagcccgaa ATGGAGTGATTATTTCCATGGCTAAACGGAAGGGCACACTCCTCCAAGGGGGTGGTAGTTCTCAGGGTGGTAAAAGATTGAGATATTCAGGGCCAGACCTCCCAGAG GACATTTGGCGCCATATACATTTCCTAATGCCACTGCGAGATGCTGCCCGTGCTGCTTGTATTTCTCAAGCTTTTCTACGTTCATGGAGACACCATCCTAACCTTATCTTAAGAAAGAAAACAATGGGCTTGGAACATAAAGCATATAGGAGGGTTGGTATGGCAAGGGATTTCACTAGCACAGTTCACAGCATTCTGAAAAATCACTCGGGCATTGGTGTGAAGAGACTGAAGCTTGACATCATCTATGATCACCGCAATCTCAACATATGTTATCTCAATAATTGGCTTCAGATTGCTATTACACCAGGAATTGAAGAAATCACTCTCTTGCTGCCTTCAAAATACACTTTCCCATGCTCACTTTTATCTGGTGGCAATGGAAGGTCCCTTCAGTATCTTAAGCTTGTCAGATGCGCCTTCCGTCCCACAGCTAGCCTTGGTTTCTTGAGTAGTCTGACAAAGCTGCATTTATGTGAAGTGCGTATTAAGGATGACGAGTTAACTTGTCTTATTTCCAAGTCTTTGGCTCTGAAGCAGTTGGAACTCCTAAACTGCAGACAAATAATCTGTCTGAAGATACCGTGTTTGCTGGAGCAACTCAGCTGCCTGAATGTATCCTTGTGCGAGAATCTGCAAATGATAGAGAGCAAAGCTCCAAACCTCTCCACTTTTAGCTATATAAGTAACCTAGTAGTAGAACTCTCACTTAAACAATCATCGCAAGTGAAGACCCTAGATATCGACTGTTATGATGAGTCCAACTTTCTCTGTCATGTTATTACCAAGTTTCCAAATATTGTCCCAAATCTTGAAACTCTTACCTTACATTCAATTGATGAG AGGATTAATACGCCAATGGTAGCTTCCAAATTCCTCCACGTGAAGCACCTGGAGATTTATTTTGAAAGTCTTGATCCCGACAAGGCCTTTCCCCCATAA